A window of Cellulomonas fimi contains these coding sequences:
- the dnaA gene encoding chromosomal replication initiator protein DnaA — protein sequence MSQDEELARVWGHVVATLEASPDITPRQIAFVRLARPLGLLDGTLLLAVGNDLTKDYLETRVRSEVTDALSDALDREARFAITVDPDLASDTTPALRVVPPAPPAPLDRGDAPRHEEDGAERPELSVVHGGQDDDVTGRPTVDNRPLPAGRKQASEPARLNPKYQFETFVIGSSNRFAHAAAVAVAEAPAKAYNPLFIYGDSGLGKTHLLHAIGHYAYNLYPSVRVRYVNSEEFTNDFINSISEGKAGAFQRRYREVDVLLIDDIQFLQGKEQTMEEFFHTFNTLHNANKQVVITSDLPPKQLNGFEDRMRSRFEWGLITDVQPPDLETRIAILRKKAGSERLQAPPDVLEYIASKISTNIRELEGALIRVTAFANLNRQQVDLSLAEIVLKDLITDEQTAEITATQVIGQTAAYFGLSIDDLCGSSRSRVLVTARQIAMYLCRELTDLSLPKIGQAFGGRDHTTVMHANRKIRELMAERRSIYNQVTELTNRIKQQSRG from the coding sequence TTGTCACAGGACGAAGAGCTCGCCCGGGTCTGGGGCCACGTCGTCGCGACCCTCGAGGCGAGCCCCGACATCACGCCGCGGCAGATCGCCTTCGTCCGGCTCGCACGTCCGCTGGGGCTCCTGGACGGCACCCTGCTGCTCGCCGTGGGCAACGACCTCACCAAGGACTACCTCGAGACGCGCGTGCGCTCGGAGGTCACGGACGCACTGTCGGACGCGCTCGACCGGGAGGCCCGGTTCGCGATCACGGTGGACCCGGACCTCGCGAGCGACACCACGCCGGCGCTGCGCGTCGTGCCCCCTGCTCCCCCCGCCCCGCTGGACCGCGGGGACGCGCCGCGGCACGAGGAGGACGGTGCCGAGCGGCCGGAGCTGTCGGTCGTGCACGGCGGGCAGGACGACGACGTGACCGGTCGGCCGACGGTCGACAACCGGCCGCTGCCCGCGGGGCGCAAGCAGGCCTCGGAGCCCGCGCGCCTCAACCCCAAGTACCAGTTCGAGACGTTCGTCATCGGCTCGTCGAACCGCTTCGCCCACGCGGCCGCGGTCGCCGTCGCCGAGGCACCGGCCAAGGCCTACAACCCGCTGTTCATCTACGGCGACTCGGGCCTCGGCAAGACGCATCTCCTGCACGCCATCGGGCACTACGCGTACAACCTCTACCCGAGCGTCCGGGTACGGTACGTGAACTCCGAGGAGTTCACGAACGACTTCATCAACTCGATCTCCGAGGGCAAGGCCGGCGCTTTCCAGCGCCGCTACCGCGAGGTCGACGTACTCCTCATCGACGACATCCAGTTCCTGCAGGGCAAGGAACAGACGATGGAGGAGTTCTTCCACACGTTCAATACGCTCCACAACGCGAACAAGCAGGTCGTGATCACGTCGGACCTGCCGCCCAAGCAGCTCAACGGCTTCGAGGACCGCATGCGGTCGCGGTTCGAGTGGGGCCTCATCACCGACGTCCAGCCGCCGGACCTGGAGACGCGCATCGCGATCCTCCGGAAGAAGGCCGGCAGCGAGCGTCTGCAGGCGCCGCCGGACGTGCTCGAGTACATCGCGAGCAAGATCTCGACGAACATCCGCGAGCTTGAGGGTGCGCTGATCCGCGTCACCGCGTTCGCGAACCTCAACCGCCAGCAGGTCGATCTGTCCCTCGCGGAGATCGTGCTCAAGGACTTGATCACCGACGAGCAGACGGCGGAGATCACGGCGACGCAGGTGATCGGCCAGACGGCGGCCTACTTCGGCCTGTCGATCGACGACCTCTGCGGATCGAGCCGGTCGCGCGTTCTCGTGACGGCGCGGCAGATCGCCATGTACCTGTGCCGCGAGCTGACGGACCTGTCGCTGCCGAAGATCGGCCAGGCGTTCGGCGGGCGTGACCACACGACCGTCATGCACGCGAACCGCAAGATCCGCGAGCTCATGGCCGAGCGCCGCTCGATCTACAACCAGGTGACCGAGCTCACCAACCGGATCAAGCAGCAGAGCCGGGGCTGA
- the gnd gene encoding phosphogluconate dehydrogenase (NAD(+)-dependent, decarboxylating) encodes MRQSDRWTPVGRVPGHRERRGVMHIGLVGLGKMGANMRERMRAAGIEVTGYDRNPDVTDVPSLEALAEALPAGERVVWVMVPSGTITDAVIRDLSGLLSSGDVVIDGGNSYYQDDQPHADLLAEKGIGFLDVGVSGGVWGLKNGYGLMVGGDADLVARVMPVFDALRPEGPREEGFVHAGAIGAGHFAKMVHNGIEYGLMQAYAEGYELLAAKDLVTDVHGTVKAWRRGTVVRSWLLDLLVEALEADPSFGEIDDWVEDSGEGRWTVDEAIDLAVPAPVISAALFARFASRQEESPAMKAVAALRQQFGGHAVKPAGTTGPISDTTPVPDAAVPPSA; translated from the coding sequence GTGCGGCAGAGTGACCGGTGGACGCCGGTCGGGCGAGTTCCGGGACACCGGGAGAGGCGAGGGGTCATGCACATCGGTCTGGTCGGGCTGGGCAAGATGGGCGCGAACATGCGGGAACGCATGCGCGCCGCCGGCATCGAGGTCACGGGGTACGACCGCAACCCCGACGTGACCGACGTGCCGTCGCTCGAGGCGCTGGCCGAGGCGCTCCCCGCGGGCGAGCGGGTCGTGTGGGTCATGGTGCCGTCGGGCACGATCACCGACGCGGTGATCCGGGACCTCAGCGGGCTCCTGAGCAGCGGTGACGTCGTCATCGACGGTGGCAACTCGTACTACCAGGACGACCAGCCCCACGCCGACCTGCTCGCCGAGAAGGGAATCGGCTTCCTGGACGTCGGCGTCTCGGGCGGCGTGTGGGGCCTCAAGAACGGCTACGGCCTCATGGTCGGCGGCGACGCGGACCTGGTCGCGCGCGTCATGCCGGTCTTCGACGCGCTGCGCCCCGAGGGTCCTCGCGAGGAGGGCTTCGTCCACGCGGGCGCGATCGGCGCGGGCCACTTCGCGAAGATGGTGCACAACGGCATCGAGTACGGCCTCATGCAGGCGTACGCCGAGGGCTACGAGCTGCTCGCCGCGAAGGACCTGGTCACCGACGTCCACGGCACGGTCAAGGCGTGGCGGCGCGGCACGGTGGTGCGGTCGTGGTTGCTCGACCTGCTGGTCGAGGCGCTCGAGGCGGACCCGTCGTTCGGCGAGATCGACGACTGGGTCGAGGACTCCGGCGAGGGCCGGTGGACCGTCGACGAGGCGATCGACCTCGCCGTGCCGGCCCCCGTCATCTCGGCCGCGTTGTTCGCACGGTTCGCGTCGCGCCAGGAGGAGTCGCCCGCGATGAAGGCCGTCGCGGCCCTGCGGCAGCAGTTCGGCGGTCACGCGGTGAAGCCGGCGGGCACGACGGGCCCGATCAGCGACACGACCCCGGTCCCGGACGCGGCGGTGCCGCCGTCCGCCTGA
- the dnaN gene encoding DNA polymerase III subunit beta, which yields MRFRVDRDVLADAVTWTARSLPTRPPVPVLAGVRIEADTTGTIQLSSFDYEVSARSQIPADVSEPGTVLVSGRLLAEISRALPDKPVDVVLDGTKVVVTCGASRFTLLTMPVEDYPNLPAMPATAGTVDGDELTHAVAQVSVAASRDDTLPLLTGVRVEIEGEKVTLLATDRYRLALRELTWKPSSPDISTVALVRARTLSDAAKSLGSAGSVTVALSTGAGVDLIGFEAGGRQTTSLLVDGDYPAVRRLFPDETPIHAIVSTHALAEAAKRVALVAERNTPIRLAFSEGQVVLDAGQGDDAQASEALEATLVGDDISVAFNPQFLLDGLGALDTTFVRLSFTHPNKPVEFTGQESLDGDDKQEYRYLLVPIRFAS from the coding sequence ATGAGGTTCCGGGTCGACCGTGACGTCCTCGCCGACGCGGTCACGTGGACGGCTCGCAGCCTGCCCACCCGCCCGCCGGTCCCCGTGCTCGCAGGCGTCCGTATCGAGGCCGACACGACCGGCACGATCCAGCTGTCGAGCTTCGACTACGAGGTCTCGGCCCGCTCCCAGATCCCGGCCGACGTGTCCGAGCCCGGGACGGTGCTCGTCTCCGGCCGCCTGCTGGCCGAGATCTCCCGGGCGCTGCCGGACAAGCCGGTCGACGTGGTGCTCGACGGCACGAAGGTCGTCGTCACCTGCGGCGCGAGCCGCTTCACGCTCCTGACGATGCCGGTCGAGGACTACCCGAACCTCCCGGCGATGCCCGCGACGGCGGGGACGGTCGACGGCGACGAGCTCACGCACGCGGTCGCGCAGGTGTCGGTCGCCGCCAGCCGGGACGACACGCTGCCGCTGCTCACGGGCGTGCGCGTCGAGATCGAGGGCGAGAAGGTCACGCTCCTCGCGACCGACCGCTACCGCCTCGCGCTGCGCGAGCTCACCTGGAAGCCGTCGTCGCCCGACATCTCGACGGTCGCGCTCGTGCGTGCCCGGACGCTGTCCGACGCGGCGAAGTCGCTGGGCAGCGCCGGCTCGGTCACGGTCGCGCTCTCGACCGGTGCCGGCGTGGACCTCATCGGGTTCGAGGCCGGCGGCCGCCAGACGACGAGCCTCCTCGTGGACGGCGACTACCCGGCCGTGCGGCGGCTCTTCCCCGACGAGACGCCGATCCACGCGATCGTCTCGACGCACGCGCTCGCCGAGGCCGCCAAGCGCGTCGCCCTCGTCGCGGAGCGGAACACGCCGATCCGGCTGGCGTTCTCGGAGGGCCAGGTCGTCCTCGACGCCGGGCAGGGTGACGACGCACAGGCGTCCGAGGCCCTCGAGGCCACGCTCGTCGGCGACGACATCTCGGTCGCGTTCAACCCGCAGTTCCTGCTCGACGGTCTCGGAGCGCTCGACACGACGTTCGTCCGGCTGTCGTTCACGCACCCGAACAAGCCGGTCGAGTTCACGGGCCAGGAGTCGCTGGACGGCGACGACAAGCAGGAGTACCGCTACCTGCTCGTGCCGATCCGCTTCGCGAGCTGA
- a CDS encoding DUF721 domain-containing protein — translation MSSDDARASADARASADARASARARARDGARTRGSAHDPQPDDALLPPVRRPASDGAPLRQLVDLVPERQVAAAALNRAREAARAKGIRPGDAPRRRPLVDVNPGTAGPGARDPQAVADTLGALVGQFGWGSGLVSGTVQHRWADLVGPQVAEHCSYVSLEAGVLTVQASSTSWATNLTWAVPTMLRRFAEELGEGVVSEIAVLGPSGPGFGRGKRRVAGRGPRDTYG, via the coding sequence GTGTCCTCTGACGACGCCCGCGCCTCCGCCGACGCCAGGGCCTCCGCCGACGCCCGCGCCTCAGCCCGCGCCCGCGCCCGCGACGGCGCTCGCACGCGCGGCAGCGCCCACGACCCGCAGCCCGACGACGCGCTCCTCCCCCCGGTCCGCCGGCCGGCGTCGGACGGCGCACCGCTGCGCCAGCTCGTGGACCTCGTGCCCGAGCGGCAGGTCGCGGCCGCGGCGCTCAACCGAGCGCGGGAGGCCGCGCGGGCGAAGGGGATCCGGCCGGGTGACGCGCCCCGACGGCGGCCGCTGGTCGACGTCAACCCGGGCACCGCGGGGCCGGGTGCGCGCGACCCGCAGGCGGTGGCCGACACGCTGGGTGCGCTGGTCGGCCAGTTCGGCTGGGGCTCGGGGCTGGTGTCGGGCACGGTGCAGCACCGGTGGGCGGACCTCGTCGGGCCGCAGGTCGCGGAGCACTGCTCGTACGTGTCGCTGGAGGCGGGCGTCCTGACGGTGCAGGCGAGCTCGACGAGCTGGGCGACGAACCTGACGTGGGCGGTGCCGACGATGCTGCGGCGGTTCGCGGAGGAGCTCGGCGAGGGCGTGGTCTCGGAGATCGCGGTGCTCGGGCCGTCGGGGCCGGGGTTCGGGCGGGGGAAGCGTCGGGTGGCCGGTCGTGGCCCGCGCGACACGTACGGCTGA
- the recF gene encoding DNA replication/repair protein RecF (All proteins in this family for which functions are known are DNA-binding proteins that assist the filamentation of RecA onto DNA for the initiation of recombination or recombinational repair.) has translation MYVAHLSLTDFRSYAQVELPFEPGITALVGPNGQGKTNLVEAIGYVATLGSHRVPSDAALVRAGASRAVVRTRVVRELEPGRPRATLVEVEVTPGKANRARVNGGSPGRARDILGILRTVLFAPEDLTLVKGDPDGRRRFLDDLLVQLVPRFAGTVQDYERVLRQRSALLKTAGAAMRGGRGTADLRTLDVWDAKLAQTGAELVVARRALVAALAPHVAASYAQVSAGQGEAVITYRASLDAALADDGRGRSAEGSPDVPSGAPPRTSDVPASASLVEAQLLEAMGRLRSKEVERGVCLVGPHRDDLVLTLGGLPAKGYASHGESWSYALALRLASYTLLTDGVPVAAPAVEGPAADGSRADGSPADGSAADGSPADGSAADGSPADGSAADGSADRPAADRRDPDPTAWLGRGADWGPDGEPVLILDDVFAELDARRRDRLAELVAPARQVLVTAAVAQDVPEPLAGARVDVMGGEVARVL, from the coding sequence ATGTACGTCGCCCACCTGTCGCTGACCGACTTCCGCTCGTACGCGCAGGTCGAGCTGCCCTTCGAGCCCGGCATCACCGCGCTCGTCGGGCCGAACGGGCAGGGCAAGACGAACCTCGTCGAGGCGATCGGCTATGTCGCGACGCTGGGCAGCCACCGGGTGCCCTCGGACGCGGCGCTCGTGCGCGCCGGGGCGAGTCGCGCCGTCGTGCGCACGCGTGTGGTGCGGGAGCTGGAGCCCGGGCGCCCGCGCGCGACGCTGGTCGAGGTCGAGGTCACGCCAGGCAAGGCGAACCGCGCGCGCGTGAACGGCGGGTCGCCGGGGCGCGCGCGCGACATCCTCGGGATCCTGCGCACGGTGCTGTTCGCACCCGAGGACCTGACGCTCGTCAAGGGCGACCCGGACGGGCGCCGCCGGTTCCTGGACGACCTGCTCGTGCAGCTCGTCCCCCGGTTCGCCGGCACCGTGCAGGACTACGAGCGGGTGCTGCGGCAGCGGTCGGCGCTGCTGAAGACCGCGGGTGCAGCGATGCGCGGCGGCCGCGGGACGGCCGACCTGCGCACGCTCGACGTCTGGGACGCCAAGCTCGCGCAGACGGGCGCGGAGCTGGTCGTGGCGCGCCGGGCGCTCGTCGCCGCCCTCGCGCCGCACGTCGCCGCGTCGTACGCGCAGGTCAGCGCAGGTCAGGGGGAGGCGGTCATCACGTACCGCGCGAGCCTCGACGCGGCCCTGGCCGACGACGGTCGGGGCCGCTCGGCCGAGGGGTCGCCGGACGTGCCGAGCGGGGCGCCGCCGCGCACGTCGGACGTGCCCGCGAGTGCGAGCCTGGTCGAGGCGCAGCTCCTCGAGGCCATGGGCCGGCTCCGGTCCAAGGAGGTCGAGCGGGGGGTGTGCCTCGTCGGACCGCACCGCGACGACCTCGTCCTCACGCTCGGCGGCCTCCCCGCGAAGGGGTACGCGAGCCACGGTGAGTCCTGGTCGTACGCGCTGGCGCTGCGCCTGGCGTCGTACACGCTGCTCACGGACGGCGTCCCCGTCGCGGCCCCAGCAGTAGAGGGCCCGGCGGCGGACGGCTCACGGGCGGACGGCTCTCCGGCGGACGGCTCAGCAGCGGACGGCTCGCCGGCGGACGGCTCAGCAGCGGACGGCTCGCCGGCGGACGGCTCAGCAGCGGACGGCTCGGCAGACCGTCCGGCCGCCGACCGCCGGGACCCCGACCCGACGGCGTGGCTCGGTCGCGGTGCGGACTGGGGGCCGGACGGCGAGCCCGTGCTCATCCTCGACGACGTGTTCGCGGAGCTCGACGCCCGCCGCCGCGACCGCCTCGCGGAGCTCGTCGCCCCGGCCCGGCAGGTGCTGGTGACCGCTGCGGTGGCGCAGGACGTGCCCGAGCCGCTCGCCGGTGCCCGCGTGGACGTCATGGGAGGCGAGGTCGCCCGTGTCCTCTGA